A window of the Xiashengella succiniciproducens genome harbors these coding sequences:
- the secA gene encoding preprotein translocase subunit SecA, which translates to MSIVGNILSMFLGNKSERDMKELKPFIEKIHAVYPGISSLSNDELRARSAALRQIIAASYAEDQARIDELKASVEQTPDISQREKIYEEIDRLDKDIKEKIENALNEALPEAFSIVKETARRFAESKEIEVTANDFDRDLATKYDFVTISGDKAVYKNSWMAGGNMVTWDMVHYDVQLIGGVVLHQGKIAEMATGEGKTLVATLPVFLNALSGRGVHVVTVNDYLAKRDSEWMGPIYMFHGLSVDCIDKHQPNSPERRKAYQADITFGTNNEFGFDYLRDNMAVSPDDLVQRMHNYAIVDEVDSVLIDDARTPLIISGPVPKGDDQLFVELRPKVEKLVEAQRRLTTQLLADARQKLKSDDSKEQEDGFLLLLRSFKGMPKSKPLIKFLSEPGMKAGMIKMENFYMQENNKNMHVVTDPLYFVIDEKTNSVELTEKGIDLITDTSEDSNFFVLPDIGSELATLEKENLSDEEKLQKKEELMQSYSIKSERVHTINQLLKAYTMFEKDVEYVVIDNKVKIVDEQTGRIMEGRRYSDGLHQAIEAKERVKVEAATQTYATITLQNYFRMYHKLSGMTGTAETEAGEFWNIYKLDVVVIPTNRPIQRADLDDKVYKTKREKYNAVIEEIVALVNAGRPVLVGTTSVEVSELLSRMLKLRGISHNVLNAKLHQREAEIVAEAGKKGVVTIATNMAGRGTDIKLSDEVKAAGGLAIVGTERHESRRVDRQLRGRAGRQGDPGSSQFFVSLEDDLMRLFGGDRLIKTMDRLGLEEGEVIQAGMITKSIERAQKKVEENNFGIRKRLLEYDDVMNAQREVIYTKRRRALFGERMHVEISNMMFDTVESVVADFKDSGDVELLRMELIRLFSVECPFEEEELHEIKANELTEKLYELVWDRYTRRREQIGKQAYPVIKNVFETKGELYENIVVPISDGHRIFHITVNLKNAYESEGLDLVKAFEKAIMLITIDEAWKEHLRELDDLKQAVQNASYEQKDPLLIYKFESFNLFKTMIDKNNKAIVATLSKAHIPVRDPNQVRQAEQRRRVDLSALRTQKDDPGAGIPGTSRAQQAENQPRPQVVQPVKAEKKVGRNDPCPCGSGKKYKQCHGKLE; encoded by the coding sequence ATGAGTATCGTAGGTAATATACTGTCAATGTTTCTGGGCAATAAGTCGGAAAGGGATATGAAGGAGTTAAAGCCCTTTATCGAAAAGATACATGCCGTTTACCCTGGTATTAGTAGTCTTTCAAATGATGAACTGCGTGCCCGTTCAGCAGCCCTCAGACAAATAATTGCTGCATCTTATGCTGAAGACCAGGCCAGGATTGATGAACTTAAAGCCAGTGTTGAACAAACTCCTGACATCTCTCAGAGAGAAAAGATTTATGAAGAGATTGACAGGCTTGACAAAGATATCAAGGAAAAGATAGAGAACGCTCTCAATGAAGCTCTTCCTGAGGCTTTTTCCATAGTGAAGGAAACTGCACGACGCTTTGCTGAAAGCAAGGAAATAGAAGTTACTGCCAATGATTTTGACAGGGATCTGGCTACAAAATATGACTTTGTTACTATCTCTGGAGATAAGGCGGTGTACAAAAATTCATGGATGGCCGGAGGTAACATGGTTACCTGGGACATGGTACACTATGATGTTCAGCTGATTGGTGGTGTGGTCCTTCACCAGGGAAAAATTGCTGAGATGGCAACCGGTGAAGGTAAGACTCTTGTAGCTACCCTTCCTGTATTTCTGAATGCATTGAGTGGTCGTGGGGTTCATGTTGTAACGGTCAACGACTACCTTGCAAAACGTGACTCCGAGTGGATGGGACCAATTTATATGTTTCATGGTCTCAGTGTTGACTGTATTGATAAACATCAACCAAACTCCCCGGAACGTCGTAAGGCATATCAGGCAGATATAACCTTTGGTACAAACAATGAATTTGGTTTTGACTATCTGCGTGATAATATGGCTGTATCGCCTGACGATCTGGTACAGCGCATGCACAATTATGCAATCGTCGACGAGGTTGACTCAGTGCTTATCGATGATGCACGTACTCCTTTGATTATTTCAGGTCCGGTACCCAAGGGTGATGATCAGCTCTTTGTTGAACTGCGTCCCAAGGTTGAAAAGCTTGTTGAAGCACAGCGCAGGTTAACTACACAACTGCTAGCCGATGCAAGACAGAAATTAAAATCAGATGATTCCAAGGAACAGGAGGATGGTTTCCTACTGCTGCTTCGTTCATTTAAAGGTATGCCCAAAAGCAAACCTTTGATTAAGTTCCTTAGCGAACCCGGAATGAAGGCAGGAATGATCAAGATGGAAAACTTCTACATGCAGGAGAACAATAAGAATATGCATGTGGTTACAGATCCTCTGTATTTTGTAATTGATGAGAAGACAAACTCAGTTGAACTTACAGAAAAGGGTATAGACCTTATAACTGATACGTCTGAGGATTCAAATTTCTTTGTGCTTCCGGATATTGGTTCCGAACTGGCTACACTTGAGAAAGAAAATCTAAGTGATGAAGAAAAGCTCCAGAAGAAAGAGGAGCTGATGCAAAGCTATTCTATTAAGTCTGAGCGCGTACATACCATCAACCAGTTGCTCAAGGCCTACACAATGTTCGAAAAGGACGTTGAATACGTGGTTATTGACAACAAGGTCAAGATAGTGGATGAACAGACCGGACGTATAATGGAGGGCAGACGGTACTCTGACGGTTTGCACCAGGCTATTGAGGCAAAGGAAAGAGTAAAGGTGGAAGCTGCTACACAGACCTATGCTACAATTACCCTCCAAAACTACTTCAGGATGTATCATAAACTCTCCGGTATGACCGGTACTGCCGAGACAGAAGCAGGTGAGTTTTGGAACATCTACAAGCTGGATGTAGTGGTTATCCCGACCAACCGACCTATACAGCGTGCTGACCTTGACGACAAGGTATATAAGACAAAAAGAGAGAAGTACAATGCAGTAATTGAAGAGATAGTTGCTTTGGTAAATGCAGGCCGACCTGTCCTTGTTGGTACTACATCTGTGGAAGTTTCCGAACTCTTAAGTCGCATGCTTAAGTTGAGGGGAATCTCTCACAATGTGCTGAATGCTAAGTTACACCAGCGTGAGGCAGAGATTGTTGCAGAGGCCGGTAAGAAAGGAGTAGTAACAATTGCAACAAATATGGCCGGTCGCGGTACCGACATCAAGCTGAGTGACGAGGTAAAGGCTGCAGGAGGTCTTGCAATCGTAGGTACTGAAAGGCATGAATCACGAAGAGTTGACCGTCAGTTGAGAGGTCGTGCAGGACGTCAGGGAGACCCGGGTTCTTCACAATTCTTTGTATCACTTGAGGACGACCTGATGCGTTTGTTTGGCGGTGACAGGCTAATAAAGACTATGGACCGTCTGGGTCTTGAGGAAGGAGAGGTGATACAGGCAGGCATGATTACCAAGTCCATCGAGAGAGCTCAAAAGAAGGTTGAAGAAAACAACTTTGGTATACGTAAGCGACTTCTTGAATATGACGACGTAATGAATGCCCAGCGTGAGGTAATATATACAAAGAGACGTCGCGCATTGTTTGGAGAACGTATGCATGTTGAGATCTCCAATATGATGTTTGATACTGTTGAAAGCGTTGTTGCAGACTTCAAAGATTCTGGTGATGTTGAGTTACTGAGAATGGAACTGATTCGTCTGTTTTCTGTTGAATGTCCCTTTGAAGAAGAAGAACTACATGAGATAAAAGCCAATGAGCTTACAGAAAAGCTTTATGAACTTGTTTGGGATAGATATACAAGAAGGAGGGAGCAAATTGGCAAACAGGCATATCCGGTGATAAAGAATGTATTCGAGACCAAGGGCGAGCTATACGAAAACATAGTAGTACCGATTTCTGATGGTCATAGAATATTCCATATTACTGTAAATCTCAAGAATGCATATGAAAGCGAAGGTCTTGATCTTGTAAAGGCATTCGAGAAGGCAATAATGCTTATTACTATTGACGAAGCATGGAAGGAACACCTAAGGGAACTGGACGACCTTAAGCAGGCTGTTCAGAATGCCTCATACGAACAGAAAGATCCGCTGTTGATATATAAGTTTGAGTCTTTCAACCTGTTCAAGACCATGATAGACAAGAACAACAAGGCCATTGTTGCTACATTGTCAAAGGCTCATATTCCTGTAAGAGACCCAAATCAGGTAAGACAGGCTGAACAAAGGCGCAGGGTTGACCTATCTGCACTCAGAACCCAGAAGGATGATCCTGGGGCTGGAATACCTGGAACTTCAAGAGCTCAGCAAGCTGAGAATCAACCCAGACCACAGGTAGTGCAACCTGTGAAAGCTGAAAAGAAGGTTGGAAGGAATGATCCATGCCCATGTGGAAGTGGAAAGAAATACAAACAATGTCACGGAAAACTTGAATAA
- the rpmG gene encoding 50S ribosomal protein L33: MAKKGKGNRIQVILECTEHKESGLPGTSRYITVKNRKNTPDRMELKKYNPILRRVTVHREIK; the protein is encoded by the coding sequence ATGGCTAAGAAAGGTAAAGGCAACCGCATTCAGGTCATACTGGAATGCACTGAACACAAGGAAAGCGGACTACCCGGAACTTCCAGGTACATTACCGTTAAGAATAGGAAGAACACTCCCGACAGGATGGAACTTAAGAAGTACAATCCTATCCTTAGGCGTGTAACAGTACATCGTGAAATAAAATAA
- the ftsY gene encoding signal recognition particle-docking protein FtsY, protein MGLFSAFNRSKKEKLNEGLSKTKESVLQKITRMVVGKSKVDEDLLDELEEVLISSDVGVATTIKIIERIEARVSRDKYVSASELDRILREEIKDLLKENRNGIDGDFDIPEKAKPYVIMVVGVNGVGKTTTIGKLAHKFKSAGKSVLLGAGDTFRAAAIDQLEIWADRVGIDLIKQKMGADPASVAFDTISSAKANNIDVVIIDTAGRLHNKTNLMNELTKIKNVMRKIVPDAPHEVLLVLDGSTGQNAFEQAKQFTLATEVNALAVTKLDGTAKGGVVIGISDQFKIPVKYIGIGEGIEDLQVFDREAFVDSLFGE, encoded by the coding sequence ATGGGATTATTCAGTGCTTTTAACAGGTCCAAAAAGGAAAAACTAAATGAAGGCCTTTCCAAAACCAAGGAAAGCGTATTGCAAAAGATCACCCGTATGGTGGTTGGTAAATCCAAGGTGGATGAGGATCTATTGGATGAGCTTGAAGAAGTTCTGATTAGTTCAGATGTTGGTGTAGCCACAACAATCAAGATAATAGAGAGGATAGAGGCAAGGGTTTCGCGGGACAAGTATGTTAGTGCCTCAGAACTCGATCGTATCCTTAGGGAAGAGATAAAGGATCTGTTAAAGGAAAACCGGAATGGCATTGATGGGGACTTTGATATTCCTGAGAAAGCAAAACCATATGTAATAATGGTTGTAGGTGTCAATGGTGTTGGTAAGACTACTACGATCGGTAAACTGGCTCATAAGTTTAAAAGTGCAGGGAAAAGTGTTCTGCTAGGTGCCGGAGACACCTTCAGGGCTGCTGCTATTGATCAGCTTGAGATATGGGCTGACAGGGTCGGAATAGACCTTATTAAGCAGAAAATGGGGGCAGACCCGGCTTCAGTAGCCTTTGACACAATATCATCGGCCAAAGCCAACAATATTGACGTTGTTATTATTGATACGGCAGGTCGTCTGCACAACAAGACCAACCTGATGAACGAGCTTACAAAGATAAAGAATGTGATGCGTAAGATCGTTCCCGATGCACCACATGAGGTATTGCTAGTTTTGGACGGATCGACAGGCCAGAATGCCTTCGAACAGGCTAAGCAGTTTACCTTGGCCACAGAGGTCAATGCACTTGCAGTAACCAAACTTGATGGAACCGCAAAGGGAGGTGTCGTAATAGGTATCTCTGATCAGTTTAAAATACCCGTAAAATACATTGGAATTGGTGAAGGAATAGAGGATTTACAGGTATTTGACCGTGAGGCCTTTGTCGATTCCCTCTTTGGAGAATAG
- a CDS encoding DUF4295 domain-containing protein, protein MAKKAVSKLQTGAGKGYTMVIKMVKSPKTGAYTFQQDIVTNDNVKDYFNKN, encoded by the coding sequence ATGGCAAAGAAAGCTGTCTCCAAACTGCAAACAGGTGCAGGAAAAGGATATACAATGGTTATCAAGATGGTAAAGTCACCTAAAACCGGTGCTTATACTTTCCAACAGGATATTGTGACCAATGATAATGTAAAGGACTATTTCAACAAGAACTAA
- the rpmB gene encoding 50S ribosomal protein L28, translating into MSNVCEITGKSFMIGNNVSHSKRRTKRRFNPNLFNRKFYLPEEDRWVSLKVSATGLRYINKVGIHAAIKSAKEKGFLRTKI; encoded by the coding sequence ATGTCAAATGTTTGTGAAATAACCGGAAAGAGCTTTATGATCGGGAACAATGTTTCCCACTCAAAAAGACGTACCAAAAGGAGGTTTAATCCGAATCTTTTCAACAGGAAGTTTTATCTTCCCGAAGAAGATCGTTGGGTTAGCCTGAAAGTATCTGCAACCGGCCTGCGCTATATCAACAAGGTTGGTATTCATGCTGCTATCAAATCAGCAAAGGAAAAAGGATTTTTGAGAACAAAAATATAA
- the lgt gene encoding prolipoprotein diacylglyceryl transferase — protein MFIFNYITWAPDPALFSLGPVAVRYYGLFFAIAFILGYYIAEKMYKRDNAPQEWLDKLFIFVMVATIIGARMGHVIFYGWDYYSTHPEDIIKVWEGGLASHGGAVGILVAVFMYSRFVTKRSMLWTLDKLVVPVALGATFIRLGNLMNSEIVGSVTTVPWGFVFLKAHGLDDPTLPRHPAQLYEALCYLGIFILLMYMYWRRNASERPGLMFGTLLTSVFGCRFLIEFVKENQEAFEDSMLLNMGQLLSIPFIILGIYFVNKALKSPKVETLIIENRRERRNKK, from the coding sequence ATGTTTATTTTCAATTACATAACCTGGGCTCCGGACCCGGCACTTTTTTCACTAGGACCAGTAGCAGTACGCTATTATGGCTTGTTCTTCGCTATTGCATTTATTCTAGGTTACTATATTGCCGAGAAGATGTACAAGCGCGATAACGCACCACAGGAATGGCTTGACAAGCTTTTCATCTTTGTGATGGTTGCTACTATTATTGGAGCCCGAATGGGACACGTAATATTTTACGGCTGGGATTATTATTCTACTCATCCGGAAGATATTATTAAGGTATGGGAAGGCGGTCTGGCTAGTCATGGAGGCGCTGTGGGAATACTGGTAGCCGTTTTCATGTACTCAAGATTTGTAACCAAACGTTCCATGCTCTGGACACTTGACAAGCTGGTAGTTCCGGTAGCCTTGGGTGCTACTTTTATAAGGCTTGGAAACCTGATGAATTCAGAGATAGTCGGAAGCGTGACAACAGTACCCTGGGGCTTCGTTTTCCTAAAGGCGCACGGTTTGGACGACCCTACACTTCCAAGACATCCTGCTCAGCTATATGAGGCTTTATGTTATCTGGGTATCTTTATACTGTTGATGTATATGTATTGGAGACGTAATGCATCTGAAAGACCAGGACTGATGTTTGGCACTTTGCTTACAAGTGTTTTTGGCTGCCGTTTCCTTATTGAGTTTGTCAAGGAAAACCAGGAAGCCTTTGAAGACAGTATGCTTCTGAATATGGGACAGCTTTTAAGTATTCCTTTTATTATATTGGGTATTTACTTTGTAAATAAAGCACTTAAGAGTCCAAAGGTTGAGACACTTATAATTGAAAACAGAAGAGAACGACGCAATAAGAAATAG
- a CDS encoding competence/damage-inducible protein A → MKADIITIGDELLIGQVVDTNSAWIGQELSKAGISVHRITSVSDKEDEILAVLKETTERSPIVLISGGLGPTKDDITKAALCRFFNTKLVFNSEVYSDVETFLKGRVHSINELNRTQAMVPESCTVIRNMVGTAPIMWFSTPKGVLVSMPGVPSEMKHAMSTEVLPRLIKAFPTEALIHRTIHVFDIPESILAEHISEWEESLPDCIRLAYLPSPGKIRLRLSAKGSERKQLEEAVDKAIDQLYPLIGDIIFGFDDQKPEEELIRLLKAKSATIACAESCSGGYLSHLFTSIPGASEVFNGSVVAYSNSVKAGVLGVDTGLIEQHGAVSREVVEAMAQGAIRITGSDYAISTSGIAGPTGGSDEKPVGTVWIAWASKDKVLSRRFLFGKGRERVIMRTADAGVIVMKQLLEKGEL, encoded by the coding sequence ATGAAGGCTGATATTATTACTATTGGCGACGAACTCCTTATTGGTCAGGTAGTGGATACCAACTCTGCCTGGATAGGACAGGAACTGTCAAAAGCAGGTATTTCAGTTCACCGCATCACTTCAGTTAGCGACAAAGAAGACGAAATACTGGCAGTGCTTAAAGAGACTACAGAAAGGTCTCCAATAGTGCTGATAAGCGGTGGTTTAGGGCCAACAAAAGATGATATTACAAAAGCGGCCTTGTGCCGCTTTTTCAATACAAAGCTGGTATTTAATTCGGAGGTGTATTCGGATGTGGAGACTTTCCTCAAAGGGAGGGTTCACAGCATTAACGAACTCAACCGTACTCAGGCCATGGTTCCTGAGTCATGTACGGTAATCAGAAATATGGTAGGAACAGCCCCAATTATGTGGTTTTCCACCCCAAAAGGTGTTCTTGTTTCAATGCCCGGTGTTCCCTCTGAGATGAAGCATGCAATGAGTACAGAAGTGCTTCCAAGGCTTATCAAGGCATTCCCAACAGAGGCCCTAATACATCGTACTATTCATGTGTTTGACATACCTGAATCTATTCTAGCCGAGCACATAAGTGAATGGGAGGAGAGTCTTCCGGACTGTATCAGACTTGCATATTTGCCTTCACCGGGAAAGATTAGGTTAAGGCTCAGCGCAAAGGGAAGTGAAAGAAAACAGTTGGAGGAAGCAGTTGATAAAGCGATAGATCAACTTTATCCCCTGATTGGAGATATTATCTTTGGTTTTGACGACCAGAAACCAGAAGAGGAGTTGATAAGACTCCTTAAGGCCAAATCTGCCACAATTGCCTGTGCTGAAAGTTGTTCAGGAGGTTATCTATCCCATTTGTTTACATCAATTCCCGGTGCTTCAGAGGTGTTTAACGGCTCTGTAGTTGCCTATTCAAACAGTGTGAAAGCAGGTGTACTTGGTGTGGATACTGGCCTGATTGAGCAACACGGTGCTGTAAGTCGCGAAGTAGTCGAAGCTATGGCACAAGGAGCTATCAGGATTACAGGTAGTGATTATGCAATATCAACCTCAGGTATTGCGGGCCCAACGGGCGGTAGTGATGAAAAACCTGTTGGTACAGTTTGGATCGCATGGGCTTCAAAGGATAAAGTACTGAGTCGCAGGTTTTTGTTTGGAAAGGGACGTGAGCGGGTTATTATGCGCACCGCCGATGCCGGTGTGATTGTTATGAAACAGTTGCTGGAGAAGGGAGAGCTTTAA
- the rimO gene encoding 30S ribosomal protein S12 methylthiotransferase RimO, with protein MKKKRVDVISLGCSKNLVDSELLIRQFQAGGYLVEHDPSQPGGEVVVINTCGFIGDAKEESIETILDFAEAKKQGKIRKLFVMGCLSERYRQQLSVEIPEVDRFYGKFDWKSLISEMGMPYRADLKNERSLTTPGHYAYLKISEGCNRNCSYCAIPLITGKHTSRSMESILKEATLLASKGVKELQVIAQDLSYYGLDLYKDKKLPELVQMLSEIEGIEWIRLHYAYPAGFPMELLDVMASNPKVCSYLDLALQHISDNMLKIMRRNVSKEDCINLIKRMREVVPGMHLRTTMITGHPGETEEDFRELKDFVAEMKFERLGVFPYSHEEDTYAYKNYVDDIPEEVKQERAEEIMELQSGISLAHNEAKVGRVMKVLVDRKEGEYWVGRSEFDSPEVDPEVLIDSSEDLNIGSFYNIHITGAGEYDLIGEVR; from the coding sequence ATGAAAAAGAAACGTGTGGATGTAATATCCCTGGGATGTTCAAAGAACCTGGTTGACTCAGAACTCCTTATCAGGCAGTTTCAGGCTGGAGGATACCTGGTTGAGCATGATCCGTCCCAGCCCGGGGGTGAGGTGGTGGTGATTAATACCTGCGGTTTTATTGGCGATGCCAAGGAAGAGTCTATTGAGACCATTCTGGATTTTGCTGAAGCCAAGAAGCAGGGAAAAATACGAAAGCTCTTTGTTATGGGCTGCCTATCGGAAAGATACAGGCAGCAACTGAGTGTAGAAATCCCCGAAGTGGATAGGTTCTATGGGAAATTCGACTGGAAGAGCCTTATTAGTGAGATGGGGATGCCCTACAGGGCAGACCTTAAAAATGAACGCTCACTTACTACACCGGGCCATTATGCCTATTTAAAGATATCTGAAGGATGTAACCGCAATTGTTCCTATTGCGCTATTCCACTGATTACTGGAAAACACACTTCAAGAAGTATGGAAAGCATCCTAAAAGAAGCCACTCTGCTGGCTTCCAAAGGGGTAAAGGAACTTCAGGTAATAGCACAGGATCTGTCTTATTATGGTCTGGACCTTTATAAGGATAAGAAACTCCCCGAACTAGTTCAGATGCTCTCAGAAATAGAAGGTATTGAATGGATTAGGCTGCACTATGCATACCCTGCAGGATTTCCAATGGAACTACTTGATGTGATGGCAAGCAATCCCAAAGTTTGCAGCTACCTGGACCTGGCTCTTCAGCATATTTCCGACAATATGTTGAAGATTATGAGACGCAATGTAAGCAAAGAAGACTGCATCAATCTTATTAAACGAATGCGTGAGGTGGTTCCAGGAATGCATCTGAGAACTACCATGATAACCGGTCATCCAGGGGAGACAGAAGAGGATTTTAGGGAACTTAAGGACTTCGTTGCCGAAATGAAATTCGAACGTCTTGGAGTATTTCCTTATTCACATGAGGAGGACACCTATGCATATAAAAACTACGTAGACGATATCCCCGAAGAAGTTAAGCAGGAAAGAGCAGAGGAGATAATGGAACTGCAAAGTGGCATCAGTCTTGCCCATAATGAAGCCAAGGTCGGCAGAGTAATGAAGGTACTTGTTGATCGTAAGGAAGGAGAATACTGGGTGGGTCGCAGCGAATTTGACAGTCCTGAGGTTGACCCTGAAGTGCTGATAGACAGTTCTGAAGATCTTAACATTGGATCTTTCTACAATATACATATCACAGGAGCAGGAGAATATGATCTGATAGGTGAGGTGAGGTAA
- a CDS encoding DNA polymerase III subunit gamma/tau: MEYIVSARKYRPGTFSSVEGQENITQTLKNAIKNKQLAHAYLFCGPRGVGKTTCARIFAKTINCENLGPDFEACNECTSCKAFNENRSYNIHELDAASNNSVDDIRLLIDKVRVAPQMGRYSVYIIDEVHMLSSSAFNAFLKTLEEPPVHAIFILATTEKHKILPTILSRCQTFDFNRITVEVASKYLRLVAQKEGVEIEDEALNVIATKADGAMRDALSIFDQIVAFCGRNITYQQVITNLNVLDYDYYIRLVDAFLKEDTTSALLIFNEILNRGFDGSHFISGLSSHLRDLMMCRDPQTVALLEVGSTIKQKYLDQAKNCSNDFLYEALKLCNECEMNYRLARNKRLQVEFTLLSLSRILSEKKKLLN; the protein is encoded by the coding sequence ATGGAATACATTGTATCGGCACGAAAATACAGACCAGGCACCTTTAGTTCGGTAGAGGGTCAGGAGAATATTACCCAAACCCTTAAGAATGCTATAAAAAATAAGCAACTGGCGCATGCATATCTGTTTTGCGGTCCCCGTGGTGTGGGAAAGACAACCTGTGCCAGAATCTTTGCAAAGACGATAAACTGTGAAAACCTGGGGCCTGACTTTGAAGCATGTAACGAATGTACTTCCTGCAAGGCCTTTAATGAAAACCGCTCCTATAATATCCACGAACTTGATGCAGCAAGCAACAACTCTGTGGATGATATCCGTCTGCTTATTGACAAGGTAAGGGTTGCCCCGCAGATGGGCAGGTACAGCGTGTATATCATCGACGAGGTTCACATGCTGTCATCAAGCGCATTCAATGCCTTTCTGAAAACCCTGGAGGAGCCACCGGTACATGCGATTTTCATACTTGCAACAACTGAAAAGCACAAGATACTTCCTACCATACTCTCTCGCTGTCAAACCTTTGATTTTAATAGGATTACCGTCGAGGTTGCAAGTAAATATTTAAGACTTGTAGCACAGAAAGAAGGAGTTGAGATAGAGGATGAGGCCCTGAATGTTATAGCAACCAAGGCCGATGGAGCAATGCGTGATGCACTGTCTATCTTCGACCAGATAGTTGCTTTCTGCGGTCGCAACATCACTTACCAGCAGGTAATTACCAATCTCAACGTGCTGGACTATGACTATTATATCAGGCTTGTTGATGCTTTCCTTAAGGAAGACACCACATCAGCATTGTTGATATTTAATGAGATATTAAACCGTGGCTTTGATGGCAGTCACTTTATTTCCGGACTTAGCAGTCACCTGCGAGACCTTATGATGTGCCGTGATCCACAAACTGTAGCTCTCCTCGAAGTCGGTTCTACAATAAAGCAGAAATACTTGGATCAGGCTAAGAACTGTAGCAACGACTTTCTGTATGAAGCACTAAAGCTCTGTAATGAATGCGAAATGAATTACAGGCTTGCACGAAACAAAAGACTCCAGGTTGAATTCACGCTTTTATCCCTCTCGAGGATATTAAGCGAAAAAAAAAAGCTTCTGAATTAG
- a CDS encoding isocitrate dehydrogenase (NADP(+)), translating to MSKIKVTNPVVELDGDEMTRIIWKMIKDQLILPYLDLDIKYYDLSIENRDATDDKVTVEAANAINKYNVGIKCATITPDEKRVEEFGLKKMWKSPNGTIRNILGGTVFREPIIINNIPRLVPGWERPICIGRHAFGDQYRATDFVVKGKGKLEISFTPSDGGEVQKYEVYNFDGDGVAMAMFNTDESITGFAHSCFNMAINKKWPLYLSTKNTILKKYDGRFKDIFQELYETQYKAKFEELGISYEHRLIDDMVAAALKWDGGFVWACKNYDGDVQSDTLAQGFGSLGLMTSVLITPDGKTIEAEAAHGTVTRHYRMHQQGKPTSTNPIASIYAWTRGLAFRAKLDGNNELARFAENLEAACIETVESGVMTKDLALTIHGAQLRDNHYVTTEKFMEAIKKQLDKKLAQ from the coding sequence ATGAGTAAAATTAAAGTAACAAATCCGGTTGTAGAACTGGATGGTGATGAGATGACCCGTATCATCTGGAAGATGATTAAGGATCAACTGATCTTACCTTATCTTGATCTGGATATTAAATACTATGACCTGAGTATTGAAAACAGAGATGCAACAGATGATAAGGTGACTGTAGAAGCAGCCAATGCTATCAATAAGTACAACGTAGGTATCAAGTGTGCCACAATTACTCCCGATGAGAAACGGGTAGAGGAGTTTGGTCTTAAGAAAATGTGGAAATCACCCAATGGTACAATTCGTAACATTCTTGGCGGCACAGTATTTAGAGAACCAATTATTATCAACAACATACCCCGACTGGTTCCCGGTTGGGAAAGACCTATCTGTATCGGACGTCACGCCTTTGGTGACCAATACAGGGCTACAGACTTTGTGGTAAAGGGGAAAGGAAAGCTCGAAATAAGCTTTACACCTTCTGATGGTGGTGAAGTTCAGAAGTACGAGGTGTATAATTTTGATGGAGACGGAGTGGCAATGGCCATGTTTAATACCGATGAAAGTATTACCGGCTTTGCTCACAGTTGCTTTAATATGGCCATAAACAAGAAATGGCCACTATATCTGTCAACCAAGAACACAATTCTAAAGAAATACGACGGTCGCTTTAAGGATATCTTCCAGGAACTATATGAAACTCAGTACAAGGCTAAGTTTGAAGAACTTGGAATAAGCTATGAACACAGGCTTATTGACGATATGGTAGCTGCTGCTCTGAAATGGGATGGTGGTTTTGTTTGGGCCTGCAAAAACTACGACGGTGACGTTCAGTCAGACACTTTGGCTCAGGGCTTTGGTTCACTAGGACTTATGACCTCAGTGCTGATTACTCCGGATGGCAAAACCATCGAAGCAGAAGCAGCCCACGGTACGGTAACCCGTCACTATCGCATGCATCAGCAAGGCAAGCCAACTTCAACAAATCCAATTGCATCAATCTATGCTTGGACCAGAGGCTTGGCTTTCAGGGCAAAACTTGACGGAAACAATGAGCTGGCTAGGTTTGCAGAAAACCTAGAAGCTGCATGTATTGAAACTGTAGAGAGTGGAGTAATGACAAAGGACCTTGCCCTTACAATACATGGAGCCCAGCTTAGGGATAATCACTATGTGACCACTGAGAAGTTTATGGAAGCTATTAAAAAACAGCTGGACAAAAAACTGGCACAGTAA